A region of Aquila chrysaetos chrysaetos chromosome 13, bAquChr1.4, whole genome shotgun sequence DNA encodes the following proteins:
- the GREM2 gene encoding gremlin-2 isoform X3, which produces MMIWKFALSVFLMAALVRVTDTRKNRPAGAIPSPYKDSSSNHSERRQQLNKEVLASSQEALVVTERKYLKSDWCKTQPLRQTVSEEGCISRTIINRFCYGQCNSFYIPRHVKKEEESFQSCAFCKPHKVTSSTVQLECPELDPPFRLKKIQKVKQCRCMSVNLNNSGKL; this is translated from the exons AT GATGATTTGGAAATTTGCCTTGTCCGTTTTTCTGATGGCAGCGCTGGTTCGAGTAACAGACACCAGGAAAAACCGTCCCGCAGGCGCCATTCCCTCCCCTTacaaagacagcagcagcaaccacTCGGAGCGGAGGCAGCAGCTGAATAAGGAGGtgctggcctccagccaggagGCCCTCGTGGTCACCGAAAGGAAGTACCTCAAGAGCGACTGGTGCAAGACGCAGCCCCTGCGGCAGACTGTCAGTGAGGAGGGCTGCATAAGCCGCACCATCATCAACCGCTTCTGCTATGGGCAGTGCAACTCCTTCTACATACCACGGCACgtgaaaaaagaggaggagtCCTTCCAGTCCTGTGCTTTCTGCAAGCCACACAAGGTCACCTCTTCGACCGTGCAGCTGGAGTGCCCTGAGCTGGACCCACCTTTCCGACTCAAGAAAATTCAGAAGGTCAAGCAGTGCCGGTGCATGTCTGTGAATCTTAACAACTCAGGCAAACTGTGA
- the GREM2 gene encoding gremlin-2 isoform X1 has product MLCPTSDSALRMIWKFALSVFLMAALVRVTDTRKNRPAGAIPSPYKDSSSNHSERRQQLNKEVLASSQEALVVTERKYLKSDWCKTQPLRQTVSEEGCISRTIINRFCYGQCNSFYIPRHVKKEEESFQSCAFCKPHKVTSSTVQLECPELDPPFRLKKIQKVKQCRCMSVNLNNSGKL; this is encoded by the coding sequence GATGATTTGGAAATTTGCCTTGTCCGTTTTTCTGATGGCAGCGCTGGTTCGAGTAACAGACACCAGGAAAAACCGTCCCGCAGGCGCCATTCCCTCCCCTTacaaagacagcagcagcaaccacTCGGAGCGGAGGCAGCAGCTGAATAAGGAGGtgctggcctccagccaggagGCCCTCGTGGTCACCGAAAGGAAGTACCTCAAGAGCGACTGGTGCAAGACGCAGCCCCTGCGGCAGACTGTCAGTGAGGAGGGCTGCATAAGCCGCACCATCATCAACCGCTTCTGCTATGGGCAGTGCAACTCCTTCTACATACCACGGCACgtgaaaaaagaggaggagtCCTTCCAGTCCTGTGCTTTCTGCAAGCCACACAAGGTCACCTCTTCGACCGTGCAGCTGGAGTGCCCTGAGCTGGACCCACCTTTCCGACTCAAGAAAATTCAGAAGGTCAAGCAGTGCCGGTGCATGTCTGTGAATCTTAACAACTCAGGCAAACTGTGA
- the GREM2 gene encoding gremlin-2 isoform X2 yields MIWKFALSVFLMAALVRVTDTRKNRPAGAIPSPYKDSSSNHSERRQQLNKEVLASSQEALVVTERKYLKSDWCKTQPLRQTVSEEGCISRTIINRFCYGQCNSFYIPRHVKKEEESFQSCAFCKPHKVTSSTVQLECPELDPPFRLKKIQKVKQCRCMSVNLNNSGKL; encoded by the coding sequence ATGATTTGGAAATTTGCCTTGTCCGTTTTTCTGATGGCAGCGCTGGTTCGAGTAACAGACACCAGGAAAAACCGTCCCGCAGGCGCCATTCCCTCCCCTTacaaagacagcagcagcaaccacTCGGAGCGGAGGCAGCAGCTGAATAAGGAGGtgctggcctccagccaggagGCCCTCGTGGTCACCGAAAGGAAGTACCTCAAGAGCGACTGGTGCAAGACGCAGCCCCTGCGGCAGACTGTCAGTGAGGAGGGCTGCATAAGCCGCACCATCATCAACCGCTTCTGCTATGGGCAGTGCAACTCCTTCTACATACCACGGCACgtgaaaaaagaggaggagtCCTTCCAGTCCTGTGCTTTCTGCAAGCCACACAAGGTCACCTCTTCGACCGTGCAGCTGGAGTGCCCTGAGCTGGACCCACCTTTCCGACTCAAGAAAATTCAGAAGGTCAAGCAGTGCCGGTGCATGTCTGTGAATCTTAACAACTCAGGCAAACTGTGA